From Camelus dromedarius isolate mCamDro1 chromosome 2, mCamDro1.pat, whole genome shotgun sequence, one genomic window encodes:
- the ZPLD1 gene encoding zona pellucida-like domain-containing protein 1 isoform X1 — MEQIWLLLLLTSRVLPGSAQFNGYNCDANLHSRFPAERDINVYCGVQAITMKINFCTVLFSGYSETDLALNGRHGDSHCRGFVNNNTFPAVVIFIINLSTLEGCGNNLVVSTIPGVSTYGNATSVQIGNISGYIDTPDPPTIISYLPGLLYKFSCSYPLEYLVNNTQLASSSAAISVRENNGTFVSTLNLLLYNDSTYREQLSIPSIGLPLKTKVFAAVQATNLDGRWNVLMDYCYTTPSGNPNDDIRYDLFLSCDKDPQTTVIENGRSQRGRFSFEVFRFVKHKNQKMSTVFLHCATKLCRADDCPFLMPICGHRERRDAGRRTTWSPQSTSGNAVLSAGPIITRSDETPTNNSQLDNCSLGICFNWNGQFRHPRFNFSFYDLLCFWLISMSEDIPLKKEEEEEKKPLKMYLNLGEASICVANSKNSRELPKDTK; from the exons ctgaAAGAGACATCAATGTCTACTGTGGGGTACAGGCCATTACAATGAAGATTAATTTTTGCACAGTACTTTTCTCCGGTTATTCTGAAACAGACCTGGCCCTGAACGGAAGGCACGGGGATTCCCACTGCAGGGGCTTCGTCAATAACAACACCTTCCCTGCGGTGGTCATTTTCATCATCAATCTCAGCACCTTGGAGGGCTGTGGAAACAATCTGGTG GTATCCACAATTCCTGGAGTCAGTACTTATGGAAATGCAACTTCAGTACAAATAGGAAATATTTCAGGATATATTGATACTCCAGACCCACCGACAATCATCAGCTATCTACCTGGGCTTCTTTACAAATTTAGTTGTAGTTATCCATTGGAATACCTGGTTAATAATACCCAGCTTGCCTC GTCCTCAGCTGCTATCTCTGTGAGGGAGAACAATGGTACATTTGTCAGCACTTTGAACCTGCTCCTTTATAAC GATTCAACCTACAGAGAGCAGTTAAGTATCCCGAGTATAGGATTACCTTTGAAAACCAAAGTATTTGCAGCTGTACAAGCTACTAATCTGGATGGCAG ATGGAATGTCTTAATGGATTATTGCTATACGACCCCATCAGGGAACCCAAATGATGATATTCGATATGATCTCTTCCTTAG CTGTGACAAAGATCCTCAGACCACCGTCATTGAAAATGGCAGAAGCCAACGGGGCCGCTTTTCCTTTGAAGTGTTCCGGTTCGTGAAACACAAGAATCAGAAGATGTCCACCGTCTTCCTGCACTGTGCGACGAAGCTCTGCAGGGCTGATGACTGCCCCTTCCTTATGCCA ATTTGTGGCCACAGAGAAAGGCGAGATGCGGGGAGGAGGACCACTTGGAGCCCCCAGAGTACTTCCGGCAACGCTGTCCTCTCTGCCGGCCCCATCATTACTCGGAGCG atGAGACTCCAACCAACAATTCACAGCTTG ataatTGCAGCTTGGGGATATGTTTTAATTGGAATGGCCAATTTAGACACCCGAGATTTAATTTCTCATTCTATGACCTCCTATGTTTTTGGCTGATTTCCATGTCTGAagacattcctttaaaaaaagaagaagaagaagaaaaaaaacctcttaaaatGTATCTTAACCTGGGGGAAGCATCCATTTGTGTGGCAAACAGTAAAAATAGTCGTGAACTTCCAAAGGATACTAAGTGA
- the ZPLD1 gene encoding zona pellucida-like domain-containing protein 1 isoform X2 — protein sequence MEQIWLLLLLTSRVLPGSAQFNGYNCDANLHSRFPAERDINVYCGVQAITMKINFCTVLFSGYSETDLALNGRHGDSHCRGFVNNNTFPAVVIFIINLSTLEGCGNNLVVSTIPGVSTYGNATSVQIGNISGYIDTPDPPTIISYLPGLLYKFSCSYPLEYLVNNTQLASSSAAISVRENNGTFVSTLNLLLYNDSTYREQLSIPSIGLPLKTKVFAAVQATNLDGRWNVLMDYCYTTPSGNPNDDIRYDLFLSCDKDPQTTVIENGRSQRGRFSFEVFRFVKHKNQKMSTVFLHCATKLCRADDCPFLMPICGHRERRDAGRRTTWSPQSTSGNAVLSAGPIITRSDETPTNNSQLGSPNEPPFQLNAVTSALISGMVVLGVTSFTLLLCSLALLHRKAPTSLVLNGIRNPVFD from the exons ctgaAAGAGACATCAATGTCTACTGTGGGGTACAGGCCATTACAATGAAGATTAATTTTTGCACAGTACTTTTCTCCGGTTATTCTGAAACAGACCTGGCCCTGAACGGAAGGCACGGGGATTCCCACTGCAGGGGCTTCGTCAATAACAACACCTTCCCTGCGGTGGTCATTTTCATCATCAATCTCAGCACCTTGGAGGGCTGTGGAAACAATCTGGTG GTATCCACAATTCCTGGAGTCAGTACTTATGGAAATGCAACTTCAGTACAAATAGGAAATATTTCAGGATATATTGATACTCCAGACCCACCGACAATCATCAGCTATCTACCTGGGCTTCTTTACAAATTTAGTTGTAGTTATCCATTGGAATACCTGGTTAATAATACCCAGCTTGCCTC GTCCTCAGCTGCTATCTCTGTGAGGGAGAACAATGGTACATTTGTCAGCACTTTGAACCTGCTCCTTTATAAC GATTCAACCTACAGAGAGCAGTTAAGTATCCCGAGTATAGGATTACCTTTGAAAACCAAAGTATTTGCAGCTGTACAAGCTACTAATCTGGATGGCAG ATGGAATGTCTTAATGGATTATTGCTATACGACCCCATCAGGGAACCCAAATGATGATATTCGATATGATCTCTTCCTTAG CTGTGACAAAGATCCTCAGACCACCGTCATTGAAAATGGCAGAAGCCAACGGGGCCGCTTTTCCTTTGAAGTGTTCCGGTTCGTGAAACACAAGAATCAGAAGATGTCCACCGTCTTCCTGCACTGTGCGACGAAGCTCTGCAGGGCTGATGACTGCCCCTTCCTTATGCCA ATTTGTGGCCACAGAGAAAGGCGAGATGCGGGGAGGAGGACCACTTGGAGCCCCCAGAGTACTTCCGGCAACGCTGTCCTCTCTGCCGGCCCCATCATTACTCGGAGCG atGAGACTCCAACCAACAATTCACAGCTTG GTTCTCCAAACGAACCTCCTTTCCAGCTGAACGCCGTCACCAGTGCACTGATATCAGGGATGGTCGTTCTGGGAGTCACGAGCTTTACCCTTCTCCTGTGCTCACTGGCCCTTCTACACAGGAAGGCACCCACCAGCTTGGTGCTGAATGGCATACGAAACCCAGTCTTTGACTGA